One stretch of Mangifera indica cultivar Alphonso chromosome 9, CATAS_Mindica_2.1, whole genome shotgun sequence DNA includes these proteins:
- the LOC123225555 gene encoding ubiquitin C-terminal hydrolase 12-like isoform X3: MTVITPAPIDQQEDEEMLVPHSDLADNHQPMEVVAQPETANAVENQPVEDPPSSRFTWRIENFSWLNTKKHYSEIFIVGGYKWRVLIFPKGNNVDHLSMYLDVADSGSLPYGWSRYAQFSLAVINQIYSKYSVRKDTQHQFNARESDWGFTSFMPLGELYDFNRGYLVNDTLIVEAEVIVGRVVDYRTYDSKKETGYVGLKNQGATCYMNSLLQTLFHIPNFRKAVYHMPTTENDMPSGSIPLALQSLFYKLQYTDSSVATKELTKSFGWDTYDSFMQHDVQELNRVLCEKLEDKMKGTVVEGTIQQLFEGHHMNYIECINVDYKSTRKESFYDLQLDVKGCRDVYASFDKYVEVERLEGDNKYHAEQYGLQDARKGVLFIDFPPVLQLQLKRFEYDFMRDTMVKINDCYEFPLQLDLDRENGKYLSPEADRSVRNLYTLHSVLVHSGGVHGGHYYAFIRPTLSDQWYKFDDERVTKEDTKRALEEQYGGEEELPQTNPGFNNTPFKFTKYSNAYMLVYIRESDKDKIICNVDEKDIAEHLQERLKKEQEEKEHKKKEKAEAHLYTIIKVARDEDLMEQIGRDIYFDLVDHDKVRSFRIQKQISFNLFKEDVAKEFGIPVQFQRFWLWAKRQNHTYRPNRPLTPLEETQTVGQLRELSNKVQNVELKLFLEVEHALDLRPIVPPDKTKEDILLFFKLYDPEKEELGYVGRLFVKSTGKPIEYLAKLNEMAGYAPNEEIELYEEIKFDPSVMCEPIEKRYTFRACQLEDGDIVCFQKSQTVENSEQYRYPDVPSFLDYVHNRRVVHFRSLEKPKEDDFCLEMSKLFTYDDVVERVAQHLGLDDPSKIRLTSHNCYSQQPKPQPIKYRGIDHLVDMLIHYNQTSDILYYEVLDIPLPELQCLKTLKVTFHHAIKDEVSIHTIRLPKQSTVGDVINDLKTKVELSHPDAELRLLEVFYHKIYKIFPPNEKIENINDQYWTLRAEEIPEEEQCLGPHDRLIHVYHFTKDTAQNQMQIQNFGEPFFLVIHEGETLEEIKMRIQKKLQVPDDEFVKWKFAFLSLGRPEYLQDSDVVSSRFQRRDVYGAWEQYLGLEHSDSTPKRSYASNQNRHTFEKPVKIYN, from the exons ATGACTGTCATAACTCCAGCTCCCATTGAT CAACAAGAGGATGAAGAGATGTTGGTGCCGCACTCGGATTTGGCTGACAATCACCAGCCAATGGAAG TTGTGGCACAACCTGAAACTGCAAATGCTGTGGAAAATCAGCCAGTGGAGGATCCTCCGTCATCTAGATTCACATGGAGAATTGAGAACTTTTCTTGGTTGAATACAAAGAAGCACTATTCAGAGATTTTCATTGTTGGTGGTTATAAATG GCGTGTGCTTATTTTTCCAAAGGGGAACAATGTGGATCATTTGTCTATGTATCTAGATGTTGCTGATTCAGGAAGTTTGCCGTATGGTTGGAGTAGATATGCACAGTTTAGCTTGGCCgtgattaatcaaatttattccaAGTACTCGGTGAGAAAAG ATACTCAACACCAGTTCAATGCACGAGAAAGTGATTGGGGTTTCACATCCTTTATGCCTCTTGGTGAACTCTATGATTTTAACAGAGGATATCTTGTGAATGATACCCTGATAGTTGAAGCTGAGGTTATTGTTGGTAGGGTTGTAGATTACCGGACATATGACTCAAAAAAGGAGACCGGTTATGTTGGACTCAAGAACCAAGGGGCTACATGTTACATGAACTCTCTTCTACAGACACTGTTTCACATTCCTAATTTCCGGAAG GCTGTGTACCACATGCCAACAACAGAGAATGATATGCCATCTGGAAGCATTCCTCTGGCTTTGCAGAGTTTATTTTACAAGCTCCAGTACACTGATAGTAGTGTTGCAACAAAGGAGTTGACCAAATCGTTTGGATGGGACACATATGACTCTTTCATGCAACATGACGTACAAGAACTTAATAGAGTTTTGTGTGAAAAACTTGAGGACAAAATGAAG GGAACAGTTGTAGAGGGCACTATACAGCAGTTATTTGAAGGGCACCATATGAACTATATTGAATGTATCAATGTGGATTACAAGTCAACAAGAAAGGAGTCTTTTTATG ATCTTCAGCTTGATGTCAAAGGTTGCCGTGATGTTTATGCTTCATTTGATAAGTATGTAGAAGTTGAACGTCTTGAAGGTGATAACAAGTATCATGCTGAACAATATGGGTTACAG GATGCTAGGAAGGGTGTGTTGTTCATTGACTTCCCTCCAGTTCTTCAACTTCAGCTGAAACGATTTGAATACGATTTCATGCGGGACACTATGGTGAAG ATTAATGACTGTTATGAGTTTCCTCTGCAACTTGACCTTGATAGAGAGAATGGCAAATATTTGTCTCCTGAAGCTGATAGGAGTGTTCGCAACCTTTACACATTGCACAG TGTTTTGGTTCACAGTGGTGGGGTGCATGGTGGACATTATTACGCCTTTATCAGACCAACTCTTTCTGATCAGTG GTATAAATTTGATGATGAAAGGGTAACAAAAGAAGATACAAAAAGGGCATTAGAAGAGCAATATGGTGGTGAAGAAGAG TTGCCACAGACAAATCCTGGATTCAACAACACACCGTTTAAATTTACCAAGTACTCAAATGCATACATGCTGGTTTATATACGGGAAAGTGACAAGGACAAGATAATATGTAATGTTGATGAGAAGGATATTGCAGAACATCTACAG GAGAGGTTGAAAAAAGAGCAAGAAGAAAAGGAgcacaagaagaaagaaaaggcaGAGGCACAtctttatacaattataaag GTTGCACGAGATGAGGACCTTATGGAACAAATTGGAAGAGATATATATTTTGATCTTGTGGATCATGACAAAGTCAGGAGTTTCCGCATTCAAAAGCAGATATCTTTTAACCTCTTCAAG GAAGACGTTGCTAAAGAGTTTGGCATTCCAGTGCAATTTCAGCGGTTCTGGCTGTGGGCAAAGCGCCAGAACCATACATACCGCCCTAATCGACCGTTGACACCTTTGGAGGAAACACAAACA GTTGGACAGCTGAGGGAGCTATCAAATAAGGTTCAAAATGTAGAGTTGAAGTTGTTTTTGGAAGTAGAGCATGCACTG GATTTACGGCCTATTGTTCCACCTGATAAGACAAAGGAAGATATATTGCTTTTCTTCAAGCTTTATGACCCTGAGAAAGAAGAGCTAGG CTATGTTGGGAGGCTTTTTGTGAAGAGTACTGGTAAGCCAATCGAGTATTTGGCAAAACTAAATGAAATGGCTGGCTATGCTCCTAATGAAGAAATTGAACTTTATGAG GAAATTAAGTTTGATCCCAGTGTGATGTGCGAACCCATTGAAAAGAGATATACATTTCGAGCTTGCCAG CTTGAAGATGGAGATATTGTTTGCTTTCAAAAATCTCAGACGGTTGAAAATTCGGAACAATATCGTTATCCAGATGTTCCTTCATTTTTGGACTATGTGCATAATCGACGG GTTGTTCACTTCCGATCTCTTGAAAAGCCAAAGGAGGATGATTTCTGTCTAGAGAT GTCAAAGCTTTTTACTTATGATGATGTTGTAGAAAGAGTAGCCCAGCATTTGGGTTTGGATGATCCATCCAAAATCAGGCTAACATCACATAACTGCTACTCTCAGCAACCCAAACCTCAACCTATTAAGTACCGAGGCATTGATCATTTGGTGGATATGCTGATTCACTACAACCAG ACTTCTGATATATTGTACTATGAAGTACTTGACATTCCTCTGCCAGAATTACAATGTTTGAAAACTCTCAAAGTAACATTTCATCATGCTATCAAAGATGAA GTTAGTATTCATACTATCAGACTACCAAAACAGAGCACTGTTGGGGATGTTATTAATGACCTTAAGACAAAG GTGGAGTTATCTCATCCTGATGCAGAACTTCGGTTGCTAGAAGTTTTCTATCATAAGATCTACAAG ATTTTTCCTCCAAATGAAAAGATTGAGAATATAAATGATCAATACTGGACATTAAGGGCAGAAGAG ATTCCAGAAGAAGAACAATGTCTTGGTCCTCATGATCGTCTAATTCATGTTTATCACTTTACAAAAGACACTGCTCAGAATCAGATG CAAATTCAGAACTTTGGTGAACCTTTTTTCTTAGTCATACATGAAGGTGAGACTttggaagaaataaaaatgcGAATACAGAAGAAACTACAGGTCCCTGATGATGAGTTTGTGAAG TGGAAGTTTGCATTCCTTTCTCTTGGTCGCCCAGAGTACCTTCAGGATTCTGATGTTGTCTCTAGTCGTTTTCAG AGAAGAGATGTTTATGGTGCTTGGGAGCAGTATCTTGGATTGGAGCACTCTGACAGTACTCCTAAAAGATCTTATGCTTCTAACCAG AATCGCCACACCTTTGAGAAGCCAGTTAAGATCTACAATTAG
- the LOC123225555 gene encoding ubiquitin C-terminal hydrolase 12-like isoform X2 produces MYVLPSFTLSDTLCICELLESCYPVQQEDEEMLVPHSDLADNHQPMEVVAQPETANAVENQPVEDPPSSRFTWRIENFSWLNTKKHYSEIFIVGGYKWRVLIFPKGNNVDHLSMYLDVADSGSLPYGWSRYAQFSLAVINQIYSKYSVRKDTQHQFNARESDWGFTSFMPLGELYDFNRGYLVNDTLIVEAEVIVGRVVDYRTYDSKKETGYVGLKNQGATCYMNSLLQTLFHIPNFRKAVYHMPTTENDMPSGSIPLALQSLFYKLQYTDSSVATKELTKSFGWDTYDSFMQHDVQELNRVLCEKLEDKMKGTVVEGTIQQLFEGHHMNYIECINVDYKSTRKESFYDLQLDVKGCRDVYASFDKYVEVERLEGDNKYHAEQYGLQDARKGVLFIDFPPVLQLQLKRFEYDFMRDTMVKINDCYEFPLQLDLDRENGKYLSPEADRSVRNLYTLHSVLVHSGGVHGGHYYAFIRPTLSDQWYKFDDERVTKEDTKRALEEQYGGEEELPQTNPGFNNTPFKFTKYSNAYMLVYIRESDKDKIICNVDEKDIAEHLQERLKKEQEEKEHKKKEKAEAHLYTIIKVARDEDLMEQIGRDIYFDLVDHDKVRSFRIQKQISFNLFKEDVAKEFGIPVQFQRFWLWAKRQNHTYRPNRPLTPLEETQTVGQLRELSNKVQNVELKLFLEVEHALDLRPIVPPDKTKEDILLFFKLYDPEKEELGYVGRLFVKSTGKPIEYLAKLNEMAGYAPNEEIELYEEIKFDPSVMCEPIEKRYTFRACQLEDGDIVCFQKSQTVENSEQYRYPDVPSFLDYVHNRRVVHFRSLEKPKEDDFCLEMSKLFTYDDVVERVAQHLGLDDPSKIRLTSHNCYSQQPKPQPIKYRGIDHLVDMLIHYNQTSDILYYEVLDIPLPELQCLKTLKVTFHHAIKDEVSIHTIRLPKQSTVGDVINDLKTKVELSHPDAELRLLEVFYHKIYKIFPPNEKIENINDQYWTLRAEEIPEEEQCLGPHDRLIHVYHFTKDTAQNQMQIQNFGEPFFLVIHEGETLEEIKMRIQKKLQVPDDEFVKWKFAFLSLGRPEYLQDSDVVSSRFQRRDVYGAWEQYLGLEHSDSTPKRSYASNQMGLCNG; encoded by the exons ATGTACGTCCTTCCGTCATTCACTCTGTCTGATACTCTGTGTATTTGCGAATTATTGGAATCTTGTTACCCAGtt CAACAAGAGGATGAAGAGATGTTGGTGCCGCACTCGGATTTGGCTGACAATCACCAGCCAATGGAAG TTGTGGCACAACCTGAAACTGCAAATGCTGTGGAAAATCAGCCAGTGGAGGATCCTCCGTCATCTAGATTCACATGGAGAATTGAGAACTTTTCTTGGTTGAATACAAAGAAGCACTATTCAGAGATTTTCATTGTTGGTGGTTATAAATG GCGTGTGCTTATTTTTCCAAAGGGGAACAATGTGGATCATTTGTCTATGTATCTAGATGTTGCTGATTCAGGAAGTTTGCCGTATGGTTGGAGTAGATATGCACAGTTTAGCTTGGCCgtgattaatcaaatttattccaAGTACTCGGTGAGAAAAG ATACTCAACACCAGTTCAATGCACGAGAAAGTGATTGGGGTTTCACATCCTTTATGCCTCTTGGTGAACTCTATGATTTTAACAGAGGATATCTTGTGAATGATACCCTGATAGTTGAAGCTGAGGTTATTGTTGGTAGGGTTGTAGATTACCGGACATATGACTCAAAAAAGGAGACCGGTTATGTTGGACTCAAGAACCAAGGGGCTACATGTTACATGAACTCTCTTCTACAGACACTGTTTCACATTCCTAATTTCCGGAAG GCTGTGTACCACATGCCAACAACAGAGAATGATATGCCATCTGGAAGCATTCCTCTGGCTTTGCAGAGTTTATTTTACAAGCTCCAGTACACTGATAGTAGTGTTGCAACAAAGGAGTTGACCAAATCGTTTGGATGGGACACATATGACTCTTTCATGCAACATGACGTACAAGAACTTAATAGAGTTTTGTGTGAAAAACTTGAGGACAAAATGAAG GGAACAGTTGTAGAGGGCACTATACAGCAGTTATTTGAAGGGCACCATATGAACTATATTGAATGTATCAATGTGGATTACAAGTCAACAAGAAAGGAGTCTTTTTATG ATCTTCAGCTTGATGTCAAAGGTTGCCGTGATGTTTATGCTTCATTTGATAAGTATGTAGAAGTTGAACGTCTTGAAGGTGATAACAAGTATCATGCTGAACAATATGGGTTACAG GATGCTAGGAAGGGTGTGTTGTTCATTGACTTCCCTCCAGTTCTTCAACTTCAGCTGAAACGATTTGAATACGATTTCATGCGGGACACTATGGTGAAG ATTAATGACTGTTATGAGTTTCCTCTGCAACTTGACCTTGATAGAGAGAATGGCAAATATTTGTCTCCTGAAGCTGATAGGAGTGTTCGCAACCTTTACACATTGCACAG TGTTTTGGTTCACAGTGGTGGGGTGCATGGTGGACATTATTACGCCTTTATCAGACCAACTCTTTCTGATCAGTG GTATAAATTTGATGATGAAAGGGTAACAAAAGAAGATACAAAAAGGGCATTAGAAGAGCAATATGGTGGTGAAGAAGAG TTGCCACAGACAAATCCTGGATTCAACAACACACCGTTTAAATTTACCAAGTACTCAAATGCATACATGCTGGTTTATATACGGGAAAGTGACAAGGACAAGATAATATGTAATGTTGATGAGAAGGATATTGCAGAACATCTACAG GAGAGGTTGAAAAAAGAGCAAGAAGAAAAGGAgcacaagaagaaagaaaaggcaGAGGCACAtctttatacaattataaag GTTGCACGAGATGAGGACCTTATGGAACAAATTGGAAGAGATATATATTTTGATCTTGTGGATCATGACAAAGTCAGGAGTTTCCGCATTCAAAAGCAGATATCTTTTAACCTCTTCAAG GAAGACGTTGCTAAAGAGTTTGGCATTCCAGTGCAATTTCAGCGGTTCTGGCTGTGGGCAAAGCGCCAGAACCATACATACCGCCCTAATCGACCGTTGACACCTTTGGAGGAAACACAAACA GTTGGACAGCTGAGGGAGCTATCAAATAAGGTTCAAAATGTAGAGTTGAAGTTGTTTTTGGAAGTAGAGCATGCACTG GATTTACGGCCTATTGTTCCACCTGATAAGACAAAGGAAGATATATTGCTTTTCTTCAAGCTTTATGACCCTGAGAAAGAAGAGCTAGG CTATGTTGGGAGGCTTTTTGTGAAGAGTACTGGTAAGCCAATCGAGTATTTGGCAAAACTAAATGAAATGGCTGGCTATGCTCCTAATGAAGAAATTGAACTTTATGAG GAAATTAAGTTTGATCCCAGTGTGATGTGCGAACCCATTGAAAAGAGATATACATTTCGAGCTTGCCAG CTTGAAGATGGAGATATTGTTTGCTTTCAAAAATCTCAGACGGTTGAAAATTCGGAACAATATCGTTATCCAGATGTTCCTTCATTTTTGGACTATGTGCATAATCGACGG GTTGTTCACTTCCGATCTCTTGAAAAGCCAAAGGAGGATGATTTCTGTCTAGAGAT GTCAAAGCTTTTTACTTATGATGATGTTGTAGAAAGAGTAGCCCAGCATTTGGGTTTGGATGATCCATCCAAAATCAGGCTAACATCACATAACTGCTACTCTCAGCAACCCAAACCTCAACCTATTAAGTACCGAGGCATTGATCATTTGGTGGATATGCTGATTCACTACAACCAG ACTTCTGATATATTGTACTATGAAGTACTTGACATTCCTCTGCCAGAATTACAATGTTTGAAAACTCTCAAAGTAACATTTCATCATGCTATCAAAGATGAA GTTAGTATTCATACTATCAGACTACCAAAACAGAGCACTGTTGGGGATGTTATTAATGACCTTAAGACAAAG GTGGAGTTATCTCATCCTGATGCAGAACTTCGGTTGCTAGAAGTTTTCTATCATAAGATCTACAAG ATTTTTCCTCCAAATGAAAAGATTGAGAATATAAATGATCAATACTGGACATTAAGGGCAGAAGAG ATTCCAGAAGAAGAACAATGTCTTGGTCCTCATGATCGTCTAATTCATGTTTATCACTTTACAAAAGACACTGCTCAGAATCAGATG CAAATTCAGAACTTTGGTGAACCTTTTTTCTTAGTCATACATGAAGGTGAGACTttggaagaaataaaaatgcGAATACAGAAGAAACTACAGGTCCCTGATGATGAGTTTGTGAAG TGGAAGTTTGCATTCCTTTCTCTTGGTCGCCCAGAGTACCTTCAGGATTCTGATGTTGTCTCTAGTCGTTTTCAG AGAAGAGATGTTTATGGTGCTTGGGAGCAGTATCTTGGATTGGAGCACTCTGACAGTACTCCTAAAAGATCTTATGCTTCTAACCAG ATGGGATTATGTAATGGCTGA
- the LOC123225555 gene encoding ubiquitin C-terminal hydrolase 12-like isoform X1: MYVLPSFTLSDTLCICELLESCYPVQQEDEEMLVPHSDLADNHQPMEVVAQPETANAVENQPVEDPPSSRFTWRIENFSWLNTKKHYSEIFIVGGYKWRVLIFPKGNNVDHLSMYLDVADSGSLPYGWSRYAQFSLAVINQIYSKYSVRKDTQHQFNARESDWGFTSFMPLGELYDFNRGYLVNDTLIVEAEVIVGRVVDYRTYDSKKETGYVGLKNQGATCYMNSLLQTLFHIPNFRKAVYHMPTTENDMPSGSIPLALQSLFYKLQYTDSSVATKELTKSFGWDTYDSFMQHDVQELNRVLCEKLEDKMKGTVVEGTIQQLFEGHHMNYIECINVDYKSTRKESFYDLQLDVKGCRDVYASFDKYVEVERLEGDNKYHAEQYGLQDARKGVLFIDFPPVLQLQLKRFEYDFMRDTMVKINDCYEFPLQLDLDRENGKYLSPEADRSVRNLYTLHSVLVHSGGVHGGHYYAFIRPTLSDQWYKFDDERVTKEDTKRALEEQYGGEEELPQTNPGFNNTPFKFTKYSNAYMLVYIRESDKDKIICNVDEKDIAEHLQERLKKEQEEKEHKKKEKAEAHLYTIIKVARDEDLMEQIGRDIYFDLVDHDKVRSFRIQKQISFNLFKEDVAKEFGIPVQFQRFWLWAKRQNHTYRPNRPLTPLEETQTVGQLRELSNKVQNVELKLFLEVEHALDLRPIVPPDKTKEDILLFFKLYDPEKEELGYVGRLFVKSTGKPIEYLAKLNEMAGYAPNEEIELYEEIKFDPSVMCEPIEKRYTFRACQLEDGDIVCFQKSQTVENSEQYRYPDVPSFLDYVHNRRVVHFRSLEKPKEDDFCLEMSKLFTYDDVVERVAQHLGLDDPSKIRLTSHNCYSQQPKPQPIKYRGIDHLVDMLIHYNQTSDILYYEVLDIPLPELQCLKTLKVTFHHAIKDEVSIHTIRLPKQSTVGDVINDLKTKVELSHPDAELRLLEVFYHKIYKIFPPNEKIENINDQYWTLRAEEIPEEEQCLGPHDRLIHVYHFTKDTAQNQMQIQNFGEPFFLVIHEGETLEEIKMRIQKKLQVPDDEFVKWKFAFLSLGRPEYLQDSDVVSSRFQRRDVYGAWEQYLGLEHSDSTPKRSYASNQNRHTFEKPVKIYN, encoded by the exons ATGTACGTCCTTCCGTCATTCACTCTGTCTGATACTCTGTGTATTTGCGAATTATTGGAATCTTGTTACCCAGtt CAACAAGAGGATGAAGAGATGTTGGTGCCGCACTCGGATTTGGCTGACAATCACCAGCCAATGGAAG TTGTGGCACAACCTGAAACTGCAAATGCTGTGGAAAATCAGCCAGTGGAGGATCCTCCGTCATCTAGATTCACATGGAGAATTGAGAACTTTTCTTGGTTGAATACAAAGAAGCACTATTCAGAGATTTTCATTGTTGGTGGTTATAAATG GCGTGTGCTTATTTTTCCAAAGGGGAACAATGTGGATCATTTGTCTATGTATCTAGATGTTGCTGATTCAGGAAGTTTGCCGTATGGTTGGAGTAGATATGCACAGTTTAGCTTGGCCgtgattaatcaaatttattccaAGTACTCGGTGAGAAAAG ATACTCAACACCAGTTCAATGCACGAGAAAGTGATTGGGGTTTCACATCCTTTATGCCTCTTGGTGAACTCTATGATTTTAACAGAGGATATCTTGTGAATGATACCCTGATAGTTGAAGCTGAGGTTATTGTTGGTAGGGTTGTAGATTACCGGACATATGACTCAAAAAAGGAGACCGGTTATGTTGGACTCAAGAACCAAGGGGCTACATGTTACATGAACTCTCTTCTACAGACACTGTTTCACATTCCTAATTTCCGGAAG GCTGTGTACCACATGCCAACAACAGAGAATGATATGCCATCTGGAAGCATTCCTCTGGCTTTGCAGAGTTTATTTTACAAGCTCCAGTACACTGATAGTAGTGTTGCAACAAAGGAGTTGACCAAATCGTTTGGATGGGACACATATGACTCTTTCATGCAACATGACGTACAAGAACTTAATAGAGTTTTGTGTGAAAAACTTGAGGACAAAATGAAG GGAACAGTTGTAGAGGGCACTATACAGCAGTTATTTGAAGGGCACCATATGAACTATATTGAATGTATCAATGTGGATTACAAGTCAACAAGAAAGGAGTCTTTTTATG ATCTTCAGCTTGATGTCAAAGGTTGCCGTGATGTTTATGCTTCATTTGATAAGTATGTAGAAGTTGAACGTCTTGAAGGTGATAACAAGTATCATGCTGAACAATATGGGTTACAG GATGCTAGGAAGGGTGTGTTGTTCATTGACTTCCCTCCAGTTCTTCAACTTCAGCTGAAACGATTTGAATACGATTTCATGCGGGACACTATGGTGAAG ATTAATGACTGTTATGAGTTTCCTCTGCAACTTGACCTTGATAGAGAGAATGGCAAATATTTGTCTCCTGAAGCTGATAGGAGTGTTCGCAACCTTTACACATTGCACAG TGTTTTGGTTCACAGTGGTGGGGTGCATGGTGGACATTATTACGCCTTTATCAGACCAACTCTTTCTGATCAGTG GTATAAATTTGATGATGAAAGGGTAACAAAAGAAGATACAAAAAGGGCATTAGAAGAGCAATATGGTGGTGAAGAAGAG TTGCCACAGACAAATCCTGGATTCAACAACACACCGTTTAAATTTACCAAGTACTCAAATGCATACATGCTGGTTTATATACGGGAAAGTGACAAGGACAAGATAATATGTAATGTTGATGAGAAGGATATTGCAGAACATCTACAG GAGAGGTTGAAAAAAGAGCAAGAAGAAAAGGAgcacaagaagaaagaaaaggcaGAGGCACAtctttatacaattataaag GTTGCACGAGATGAGGACCTTATGGAACAAATTGGAAGAGATATATATTTTGATCTTGTGGATCATGACAAAGTCAGGAGTTTCCGCATTCAAAAGCAGATATCTTTTAACCTCTTCAAG GAAGACGTTGCTAAAGAGTTTGGCATTCCAGTGCAATTTCAGCGGTTCTGGCTGTGGGCAAAGCGCCAGAACCATACATACCGCCCTAATCGACCGTTGACACCTTTGGAGGAAACACAAACA GTTGGACAGCTGAGGGAGCTATCAAATAAGGTTCAAAATGTAGAGTTGAAGTTGTTTTTGGAAGTAGAGCATGCACTG GATTTACGGCCTATTGTTCCACCTGATAAGACAAAGGAAGATATATTGCTTTTCTTCAAGCTTTATGACCCTGAGAAAGAAGAGCTAGG CTATGTTGGGAGGCTTTTTGTGAAGAGTACTGGTAAGCCAATCGAGTATTTGGCAAAACTAAATGAAATGGCTGGCTATGCTCCTAATGAAGAAATTGAACTTTATGAG GAAATTAAGTTTGATCCCAGTGTGATGTGCGAACCCATTGAAAAGAGATATACATTTCGAGCTTGCCAG CTTGAAGATGGAGATATTGTTTGCTTTCAAAAATCTCAGACGGTTGAAAATTCGGAACAATATCGTTATCCAGATGTTCCTTCATTTTTGGACTATGTGCATAATCGACGG GTTGTTCACTTCCGATCTCTTGAAAAGCCAAAGGAGGATGATTTCTGTCTAGAGAT GTCAAAGCTTTTTACTTATGATGATGTTGTAGAAAGAGTAGCCCAGCATTTGGGTTTGGATGATCCATCCAAAATCAGGCTAACATCACATAACTGCTACTCTCAGCAACCCAAACCTCAACCTATTAAGTACCGAGGCATTGATCATTTGGTGGATATGCTGATTCACTACAACCAG ACTTCTGATATATTGTACTATGAAGTACTTGACATTCCTCTGCCAGAATTACAATGTTTGAAAACTCTCAAAGTAACATTTCATCATGCTATCAAAGATGAA GTTAGTATTCATACTATCAGACTACCAAAACAGAGCACTGTTGGGGATGTTATTAATGACCTTAAGACAAAG GTGGAGTTATCTCATCCTGATGCAGAACTTCGGTTGCTAGAAGTTTTCTATCATAAGATCTACAAG ATTTTTCCTCCAAATGAAAAGATTGAGAATATAAATGATCAATACTGGACATTAAGGGCAGAAGAG ATTCCAGAAGAAGAACAATGTCTTGGTCCTCATGATCGTCTAATTCATGTTTATCACTTTACAAAAGACACTGCTCAGAATCAGATG CAAATTCAGAACTTTGGTGAACCTTTTTTCTTAGTCATACATGAAGGTGAGACTttggaagaaataaaaatgcGAATACAGAAGAAACTACAGGTCCCTGATGATGAGTTTGTGAAG TGGAAGTTTGCATTCCTTTCTCTTGGTCGCCCAGAGTACCTTCAGGATTCTGATGTTGTCTCTAGTCGTTTTCAG AGAAGAGATGTTTATGGTGCTTGGGAGCAGTATCTTGGATTGGAGCACTCTGACAGTACTCCTAAAAGATCTTATGCTTCTAACCAG AATCGCCACACCTTTGAGAAGCCAGTTAAGATCTACAATTAG
- the LOC123225135 gene encoding uncharacterized protein LOC123225135 has product MAMPALCFFSLKFHPFSSSAASSNHSLPQIISPSKSQVPSISPRLLKRRNRLVSQPTTITNLFLHPIFFFNAFDRPLAFDTQSALATISVLVAIVLSLFLGFKRDPLPCDRCGGNGGTKCVFCNDGKMKQEMGLIDCKVCKGAGLILCKKCAGSGYSRRL; this is encoded by the exons ATGGCTATGCCTGCTCTCTGTTTCTTCTCCCTTAAATTCcaccctttttcttcttctgctgCTTCTTCTAATCATTCGCTTCCGCAGATAATTTCCCCTTCAAAATCACAAGTCCCCTCTATCTCTCCTCGCCTTTTAAAGCGTAGAAACCGACTCGTTTCCCAACCCACCACTATCACCAACCTCTTTCTCCATCCAATATTCTTCTTCAACGCCTTTGACAGACCTTTGGCTTTTGATACTCAGTCCGCCCTTGCTACTATCAGTGTTTTGGTCGCCATcgttctctctctcttcctggGCTTCAAG AGAGATCCTTTGCCTTGCGACCGTTGCGGTGGAAATG GTGGCACTAAATGTGTTTTTTGCAATGATGGTAAGATGAAGCAAGAAATGGGCTTGATTGATTGTAAAGTGTGCAAGGGAGCAG GATTAATTCTCTGCAAGAAGTGTGCAGGTTCTGGATATTCTAGGCGTCTATGA